In Scyliorhinus canicula chromosome 3, sScyCan1.1, whole genome shotgun sequence, the DNA window tgatgagagggatagatagagtggacgttcagcgactttttccttgggtggatatagccgttacaagggggcataactataaagatcatggtggaaaatataggagggatgtcagaggtaggttctttactcagagagtggttggggcgtggaacacactcccagctatggtagtggagtcggacactttaggaactttcaagcggttattggataggcatatgaagtgcactagaatgattgggagtaggttgatttgatcttagtttcagactagttcggcacaacattgtgggccgaagggcctgtactatgctgtCCAGTTTTATCTTGTATATTTCTATGAAcctctgcagtctatgtggtgcagatacacctggagagttccaggagtttgacccaatgccagtgaaggaacggtgatatatttccaagtcagggtggtgagggacttggaggagaacttctcggtgatggtgttcccatgtgtctgctgctcttgtctttctagatggtagttgtgggtttgggaagtgttgtctaaggagccttggagagttactgcagtgcatcttacagatggtacacacggctgccattgtttgtcagtggtggagggagtgaatatttgtggatggagtaccaatcaagcaggctgctttgtcctgaatggtgtcaagcttcttgagttatgatgtggagatgccggcattggactgggatgagcacagtaagaagtcttacaacaccaggttaaagtccaacaggtttgtttcaaacacgagctttcagagcattgctccttcctcaggtgaatgaagaggcatgttccagaaacatatatatagacaaagtcaaagatgcaagaccatgctttgaatgtgagcatttgcaggtaattaagtctttacagatcctgagagaggggtaatccctggttaaagagctgtgaattgtgtcaaaccaggacagttggtaggattttgcaagcccagttaggaaggcaaatgcaatgttagcattcatatcgagACGGCTAGAattcaagagcagggatgtacttctgaggctgtataaggctctggtcggaccccatttggagtattgtgaacagttttgggccccgtatctaaggaaggatgcgctggccttggaaagggtccagaggaggttcacaagaatgacccctggaatgaagaacttgtcgtatgaggaacatttgaggactctgggcttgtactcgttggagtttagaaggaagagaggggatcttattgaaacttacaagatactgcgaggcctggatagagtgaacgtggagaggatgtttctacttgtaggaaaaagtagaagcagaggacacaatttcagactaaagggacgatcctttcaaacaggtgaggaggaatttcttcagccagagggtggtgaatctgtggaactctttgccacagaaggctgtggaggccaattcactgagtgtctttaaggcagagagagataggttcttgatttataaggggatcaggggttatggggagaaggcaggagaatagggatgagaaaatatcagagaAAGGATCAGAaaataattctgctcctatgtcttacggtcttacgGATTTGTTTTGCTTTTCCTGTACGGACACagttgagcaattttccacattgtcgtaGATGCCAATTTTGTAGCTGTTCTGGAAGTTTGGCCGGGGGCAATGCAAGTTCTgaggcacaagtcttcagtactgttgctggaatattgtcgggGCCCATAGCCactgcagtatccagtgctttcagctgtttcttgatatcacgtggagtgaatcgaattgactgAAAACTGGCCCCTGCGATGCTGCGGACGTCTGGAGGAgcccgagatggatcatccactcggcactcgtggctgaagattgttgtgaatgtttcagccttgtcttttgcactgatgtgctgcgcTCCCCCAttattgaagatggggatatttgtggagtgtgTTTATGCACAAATCCTAGAGGAAGAAGGGACAGGCTAACAATGTGGTTTATAATGCTTGGATTCTTGTCTTTATAAATATAGGCATAGACGTGGAAGTTATGCGTAAGTTTTATAAAACACTAGTTCTGCCCCAGCTACACCCAATCCAGTTCTGGGTACCACATTCCAGAAAGGAGGTGAAGGCTccttttggagagggtacagaagacatTTACTCGAATGATTCCAGGAATGAGGGGTTATAGGTACATGGATAGATTGGAAAATCTTGAGTTATTTTCCTTGGTGCATAGGAGGCTAGGAGGAGATTAGATAGAGGTGTTTTTAAATGTTCTGGTTGAGCAAATAAGTGAATTCTTTCCTTGTTTGAAGGGTCAGGAACCAAAGAGAAACAGGTGACATGATAGTAAACTTTTTTTATGCAACCAATGtttaggatttggaatgtgctttcTGGTCGGGTGGTGGATATAGTTTTGAAAACTAGCCTTCAGCAGGGAATTGGATAGACACTTGAAGGAGGAAATATTGCGGAGGTGTGGTGAAGTCAGCAGGGTGGAACTAACAGGATTTCTCCATGTAAGAGCCAGCactgactggatgggccaaatggtttgtttctgtgctgtattattcaatGATCTTACTTGAATTATCAGTGCTGTCAGAAATATTCTCCATAACTTGTCAACCATAATGGCTGTCTCGTTTTTCACCAGTTTCGTACATCTGACACAGCAATTACATCTGTGGCTACATCATGGCTTTCCAGAGAAACGCGCTCTTCCTGATCTTTCTGCTACTGATTGTTAATACCCAGTTTTCCAGAGCCCAACATTGGTCTCATGGTTGGTATCCAGGAGGGAAGAGGGAACTGAGCCTGTCCCAGTCTCCCGAGGTGAGTCCTACTGTATTTGCCTTTCTGAAACTTTGTACAATCTCAACTCCTTCATGTGAACATACCAGTCAAGAACGGGTTTGGGCAACACATTCAATGTCAAT includes these proteins:
- the gnrh2 gene encoding progonadoliberin-2 isoform X2; amino-acid sequence: MAFQRNALFLIFLLLIVNTQFSRAQHWSHGWYPGGKRELSLSQSPEVSEEIKLCRGDGCLSLGSPRKDVIRSIVTDMLMQQIQKKK